Within the Flavobacterium sp. 9R genome, the region ATTTTTGGCCTCCATATTAATGCCCAAACCGAAGTGGGTCAAATCAAATACCGACCAAAAGGAACCATGGCGTCCTCAGATTGGTTTACCATACAAGTCAATGGCAAGCAATCGCATGGCGCCTATCCGTGGCAATCCGTTGACCCTATCGTTACCGCCTCACAAATTGTTCTCGGCTTACAAACTATTGTAAGCCGCAATGTAAATTTAACCGAAAACGCTGCTGTAGTGAGCGTAGGCCAAATCAATGCAGGGGTTCGAAGCAACATCATCCCTGAGTCATTGACGCTGAGTGGTACGATTCGAACGTTGGATTCCCAAACTCAAGACTTTATTCATGGTAGAATCAAAACCATCGCTACCAATATAGCCGAAAGCGCAGGCGCCAGCTCAGAAGTTACCATTTCTAAAAAAACATTAATAACCTATAATGACCCCTCACTAACAGAACAAATGCTCCCTACTTTACAAGCAGCAGCAGGAAAAGAGAATGTTCATTTAACTGAGGCCGTTACTGGAGCAGAAGATTTCTCTTTTTATCAAGCTAAAATTCCGGGATTATTTTATTTTATTGGAGGAATGCCCAAAGGAAAAAAAGCCAGTGAAATGCCCTCACACCATACCCCTGATTTTTATATAGACGAAGGAAGTTTTGTTTTAGGAATGACGAGTATGGCAGATTTGACCTTAGATTATATGGAAATGAATACCAAAAAGAAATAAAG harbors:
- a CDS encoding amidohydrolase; protein product: MKKATITSSLLLIALCSTAQNQTLKTKVAQKAASLESKVVSWRRELHQNPELGNREFKTSEKVAAHLRSLGIEVQTGVAKTGVVGILKGGKPGPVVALRADMDALPVKERVNLPFTSKVTGEYNGQAVGVMHACGHDTHVAMLMGTAEILASIKNEIKGTVKFIFQPAEEGPPEGEEGGAELMVKEGVLNNPKVDVIFGLHINAQTEVGQIKYRPKGTMASSDWFTIQVNGKQSHGAYPWQSVDPIVTASQIVLGLQTIVSRNVNLTENAAVVSVGQINAGVRSNIIPESLTLSGTIRTLDSQTQDFIHGRIKTIATNIAESAGASSEVTISKKTLITYNDPSLTEQMLPTLQAAAGKENVHLTEAVTGAEDFSFYQAKIPGLFYFIGGMPKGKKASEMPSHHTPDFYIDEGSFVLGMTSMADLTLDYMEMNTKKK